A DNA window from Mariprofundus aestuarium contains the following coding sequences:
- a CDS encoding 2-oxoglutarate dehydrogenase E1 component, translating into MSQSKPDDARIQDELFSAGSAYLEQVYEQYLRDPESLAPQWVAYFSDLVEVSGEAPPVTHQSMLERMRPQTAAAKRYFDDIPALSDRGDIEYPSRAIYLIQAYRMHGHLHAQLDPLKLDPRLTSPELELGYYGLSEADLDTEFPTGDLTGDRQMPLRDIIALLKQTYCGHVGPEFMHITDSARRHWIQSRLERIHSRANYDANTRRHIFGQIMHAEELERFLHTRYVGQKRFSLEGGESLIPMLDALIRRASRNGVKEIIMGMAHRGRLNVLANIMGKALTDIFSEFEGTQFEEAAQGQGDVKYHMGFSSDVTTPSGIVHLSLGFNPSHLEIITPVVLGSVRARQCRRKDKAKTEVMSVLIHGDAAFAGQGVVAESLQLSKLRGFRIGGTIHIVVNNQIGFTVNPFDARSTTYCTDIAKIVQAPILHVNGDDPEACCLAAEIAVEYRNTFHEDIVIDLICYRRHGHNETDSPEVTQPVMYRRINEHPTVEQIYRDRLISDGILSEQACDDMITNYRDCLDKVRRANDRSAPSPANSLQGRWNGFVFEGAEEPDTALSGELLADLAHRVHRLPAGFSMHPKVEKIYENRIQMMDGKLPVDWGCGEVMAYASLVSEGGWVRLTGEDSGRSTFFHRHAVVYDQVTGKNMIPLRQVENGPLSHFIVVDSMLSEMAVMGYEYGYSVAEPRALVIWEAQYGDFTNMAQVVVDQFVAAGETKWNRMSGLVLWLPHGYEGQGAEHSSARLERFLQLCAEDNMLVVYPTTPAQLFHLFRRQLMSKVRKPLIMMGPKSMLRQKLSFSKLEHFTHGRFLPVMGERHLQPALMRRVILCSGKVYYDLLAERQKREIQDIVLLRIERLYPFPAAELKTELEPYASTHEIFWVQEEPANQGAWPFLNSPIRQILSPDQKIFGVSRPESAAPAVGSLKRHKQELEALLNAAFAEGTEGLLV; encoded by the coding sequence GTGAGTCAGTCAAAGCCAGATGATGCCAGGATTCAGGATGAACTGTTCAGTGCCGGTAGTGCATACTTGGAGCAGGTTTATGAGCAGTACCTCAGGGATCCTGAGTCGCTTGCTCCACAATGGGTAGCCTACTTCTCTGATCTGGTAGAGGTCTCCGGCGAGGCACCTCCAGTAACGCATCAGTCGATGCTGGAGAGGATGCGGCCCCAGACAGCTGCTGCCAAACGCTATTTCGATGATATTCCCGCGCTCTCCGACCGTGGTGACATTGAATATCCGTCACGGGCCATCTATCTGATTCAGGCTTACCGTATGCACGGCCACCTGCATGCCCAACTTGATCCGCTGAAGCTTGATCCGCGCCTAACAAGCCCGGAGTTGGAGCTGGGTTATTACGGACTTTCCGAGGCCGATCTGGATACCGAGTTCCCGACGGGTGATCTTACCGGCGACCGCCAGATGCCACTTCGTGATATTATCGCTCTGCTTAAGCAGACCTACTGTGGTCATGTCGGGCCGGAGTTTATGCATATTACCGATTCGGCGCGCCGTCACTGGATTCAGTCGCGTCTTGAACGTATCCACTCCCGCGCCAATTATGATGCCAATACACGCAGGCATATCTTCGGACAAATCATGCATGCGGAGGAGCTGGAGCGGTTTTTGCACACTCGTTATGTGGGGCAGAAACGTTTTTCCCTTGAGGGTGGTGAGAGTCTGATTCCTATGCTTGATGCCCTGATTCGGCGGGCGAGTAGAAACGGGGTCAAAGAGATTATTATGGGCATGGCCCATCGAGGGCGGTTGAATGTTCTGGCCAATATTATGGGCAAGGCACTTACCGACATCTTCTCCGAGTTTGAGGGAACTCAGTTCGAAGAGGCGGCGCAGGGGCAGGGTGATGTGAAGTATCACATGGGATTCTCCTCTGATGTGACTACCCCTTCCGGCATCGTTCACCTCTCGCTTGGTTTTAACCCATCCCATCTTGAGATTATTACGCCTGTCGTGCTGGGAAGCGTGCGGGCCAGGCAGTGCCGCCGTAAGGATAAAGCCAAAACCGAAGTGATGAGCGTGTTGATACACGGCGATGCTGCCTTCGCCGGGCAGGGCGTTGTAGCCGAATCACTGCAGCTCTCCAAGTTGCGGGGGTTCCGTATTGGCGGCACGATTCATATCGTCGTCAACAATCAGATCGGCTTTACCGTTAATCCTTTCGATGCGCGTTCAACCACCTACTGCACTGATATCGCCAAGATCGTGCAGGCACCGATTCTGCATGTGAACGGAGATGACCCGGAGGCGTGTTGCCTGGCTGCTGAGATTGCGGTCGAGTATCGCAACACCTTCCACGAAGATATCGTCATTGACCTGATCTGCTACCGCAGGCACGGGCATAATGAGACCGATTCACCTGAGGTGACGCAGCCGGTGATGTATCGCCGCATTAACGAACACCCGACAGTCGAACAGATCTATCGCGATCGCTTGATTAGCGATGGTATCCTCAGCGAGCAGGCCTGTGACGATATGATTACCAACTATCGCGACTGCCTTGATAAGGTACGCAGGGCCAATGACCGCAGCGCACCCAGTCCTGCAAACAGCCTGCAGGGACGCTGGAACGGGTTTGTTTTTGAGGGAGCTGAAGAGCCGGATACGGCGCTCAGTGGTGAATTGCTGGCCGACCTGGCCCACAGGGTTCACCGCCTGCCTGCCGGGTTCTCAATGCATCCCAAGGTAGAGAAGATCTATGAAAACCGTATCCAGATGATGGATGGCAAGCTGCCCGTGGATTGGGGCTGTGGTGAAGTGATGGCTTATGCCTCGCTGGTAAGTGAAGGGGGGTGGGTGCGCCTGACCGGAGAGGATTCCGGGCGCAGTACATTCTTCCATCGCCACGCCGTGGTTTATGATCAGGTTACAGGTAAAAACATGATTCCGCTACGGCAGGTAGAGAACGGGCCTCTCTCCCACTTTATTGTTGTCGATAGCATGCTTTCCGAGATGGCGGTGATGGGCTACGAATATGGCTATTCGGTGGCCGAGCCGAGAGCGCTTGTCATCTGGGAGGCGCAGTACGGCGATTTTACTAATATGGCTCAGGTGGTGGTGGATCAGTTTGTCGCTGCAGGCGAGACAAAGTGGAATCGCATGTCCGGACTGGTGCTCTGGTTGCCGCATGGTTATGAAGGACAGGGTGCGGAGCACTCATCCGCACGGCTGGAGCGCTTCCTGCAGCTCTGTGCTGAGGATAATATGCTGGTGGTCTATCCGACTACGCCAGCACAGTTGTTCCACCTGTTCAGGCGCCAGTTGATGAGCAAAGTGCGTAAGCCGCTGATTATGATGGGGCCCAAGAGCATGTTGCGCCAGAAGCTCTCCTTCTCAAAGCTGGAGCATTTCACACATGGCAGGTTCCTGCCGGTGATGGGTGAGAGGCATCTGCAGCCTGCCCTGATGCGGCGTGTTATTCTCTGCTCAGGCAAGGTCTATTACGACCTTCTTGCTGAACGGCAGAAGCGGGAGATTCAGGATATTGTACTGTTGCGGATCGAACGGCTCTATCCATTCCCTGCCGCAGAGCTTAAAACTGAACTTGAGCCTTACGCTTCAACACATGAGATTTTCTGGGTTCAGGAAGAGCCCGCGAATCAGGGTGCATGGCCGTTCCTGAATAGTCCGATTCGCCAGATACTCTCTCCTGACCAGAAGATTTTCGGTGTCAGTCGCCCTGAATCGGCAGCACCGGCTGTCGGGTCGCTGAAGCGGCATAAACAAGAGCTAGAGGCGCTACTGAATGCCGCCTTCGCTGAAGGAACAGAGGGTCTGCTGGTATGA
- a CDS encoding gamma carbonic anhydrase family protein, producing the protein MIKPYLHWNPEIADSAFIAETADVIGRVKIGADSSIWYQAVLRGDVHDIEIGERSNIQDHCILHTSGGVSPCIVGNDVTVGHRVILHGCEIQDRCLIGMGSIIMDRAVLEAGCFLAAGSLVTEGKVLRGGYLYAGSPAKERRELTQEEKDFLNSAARNYVEVSKNHDDS; encoded by the coding sequence ATGATTAAACCCTATTTGCACTGGAATCCTGAGATCGCCGATTCAGCCTTCATTGCTGAAACTGCCGATGTGATCGGCCGTGTTAAAATCGGTGCCGATTCAAGCATCTGGTATCAAGCCGTACTGCGCGGCGATGTCCACGATATCGAGATTGGTGAGCGCTCCAACATCCAGGATCACTGTATTCTGCACACCAGTGGCGGCGTATCCCCCTGCATTGTCGGCAACGACGTCACTGTCGGACACCGTGTTATCCTGCATGGCTGCGAGATTCAGGATCGCTGCCTGATCGGCATGGGGTCAATCATCATGGATAGGGCTGTACTTGAAGCGGGCTGTTTTCTTGCCGCTGGTTCGCTTGTCACTGAAGGCAAGGTTCTGCGTGGCGGTTACCTCTATGCGGGCAGCCCTGCTAAAGAACGCCGGGAACTCACCCAGGAGGAGAAGGATTTCCTCAACAGTGCCGCCAGAAACTATGTTGAAGTCTCAAAAAATCACGATGACAGCTGA
- the sucB gene encoding dihydrolipoyllysine-residue succinyltransferase, producing the protein MEIEIKVPSLGESETEATLITWLKQEGEAVAVDDVLAEIESDKITMEITALDSGVLTRVLKKVEDIVEPGEVIAYIDDSVQPAAGASTAIDATTAEEPVKKVAEAVPVEAVITAPVEPKPVKQVAEASVKAAATSAGRKQERVPMSRLRLRIAERLKSAQNTAAMLTTFNEVNLQAVMDLRSHYGEPFKKKHGVKLGFMSFFVQAVSHAISKYPALNAYIEGDDIVYHDYVDIGIAVSSERGLVVPVLRDAHLLSLAEIEKGIVDLADKARSGGLSPDDLKGGTFSITNGGIFGSMLSTPILNPPQSGILGMHNIQKRAVVENDTIVIRPMMYLALSYDHRLIDGSEAVRFLVTVKEALEYPASLSLDL; encoded by the coding sequence ATGGAAATTGAGATCAAGGTACCTAGCCTCGGAGAGTCCGAGACCGAAGCGACACTGATTACCTGGCTGAAGCAGGAGGGTGAAGCCGTTGCTGTTGATGATGTGCTGGCAGAGATCGAAAGTGACAAGATCACCATGGAGATCACAGCCCTTGATAGCGGTGTGCTGACACGGGTGCTGAAAAAGGTTGAGGATATTGTCGAGCCTGGCGAGGTGATCGCTTATATCGATGATAGTGTGCAGCCAGCTGCAGGGGCTTCCACCGCCATTGATGCCACCACAGCCGAAGAACCTGTGAAGAAGGTGGCCGAAGCGGTCCCGGTTGAGGCGGTTATAACTGCGCCAGTGGAGCCCAAACCTGTGAAGCAGGTTGCCGAGGCTTCTGTAAAAGCTGCCGCCACCTCTGCGGGACGAAAGCAGGAGCGGGTGCCGATGAGCAGGCTTCGCCTTCGCATCGCTGAACGGTTAAAGAGCGCGCAGAACACGGCGGCAATGTTGACCACCTTTAATGAGGTGAACCTGCAGGCAGTGATGGATCTGCGCAGCCATTACGGAGAGCCATTTAAGAAAAAACATGGAGTAAAGCTTGGTTTTATGTCCTTCTTTGTGCAGGCGGTCAGTCATGCGATCTCGAAATATCCGGCGCTTAATGCCTATATCGAGGGTGACGATATCGTCTATCACGATTATGTGGATATCGGCATAGCCGTGAGTAGTGAGAGGGGGTTAGTCGTACCGGTGCTGCGCGATGCGCATCTGTTAAGCCTGGCCGAGATAGAGAAGGGGATCGTTGATCTTGCAGACAAGGCACGCAGCGGTGGCTTAAGTCCGGATGACTTGAAGGGCGGCACCTTTTCGATCACCAATGGAGGCATTTTTGGCTCCATGCTTTCAACCCCGATTCTTAATCCTCCGCAGAGTGGCATTCTTGGTATGCACAATATCCAGAAACGGGCCGTGGTTGAGAACGATACCATTGTTATCAGGCCGATGATGTATCTGGCGCTCTCCTACGATCATCGCCTGATCGATGGTTCTGAGGCGGTTCGCTTTCTGGTTACTGTGAAAGAGGCGTTGGAATATCCGGCAAGTTTAAGCCTCGACCTCTGA
- the argC gene encoding N-acetyl-gamma-glutamyl-phosphate reductase produces the protein MKNIPVAILGATGYTGAELIRLIEAHPHFEVAHLGAHSQAGKLAGEVLPGVSGRIAAMTLAAADATLPLNVELVFTALPHGAAAGSVFSALEAGKKVVDLSADFRHKTHAVYRAAYQADHPHPELFDEAVYGLTEHARDQLASARLVANPGCYPTSVLLPLIPLLKAGVIDTSSSIIIDSKSGASGAGRSAKTDLLYCELNESVKAYGLPRHRHAWEMEEWALGFAGSETKVRFVPHILPMNRGMLSTLHLSGNSSESWLDILQQAYGDEPFIKLLPQGTLPSTAGISGSNRCDIGISLLSETEVVIVSCIDNLLKGAAGQAIQNANLMFGLDETEGLATHALWP, from the coding sequence ATGAAAAACATTCCTGTCGCTATACTTGGAGCAACCGGCTATACCGGTGCTGAACTGATTCGGCTTATCGAAGCCCACCCCCATTTTGAGGTCGCCCACCTGGGCGCTCACTCGCAGGCTGGCAAGCTTGCAGGTGAAGTACTGCCCGGTGTCAGCGGTCGCATTGCGGCCATGACGCTGGCGGCGGCCGATGCCACGCTGCCGCTTAATGTGGAACTGGTGTTTACCGCCCTGCCGCATGGCGCTGCCGCAGGCAGCGTTTTTTCAGCCCTTGAGGCAGGTAAAAAGGTCGTCGATCTCTCAGCTGACTTCAGGCATAAAACTCATGCTGTCTACAGAGCAGCGTATCAAGCCGATCACCCACATCCCGAACTCTTTGATGAGGCGGTATATGGGCTGACAGAACATGCCCGTGACCAGTTGGCTAGTGCAAGGCTGGTTGCCAACCCCGGCTGTTACCCGACCTCCGTACTGCTGCCTCTGATTCCACTACTGAAAGCGGGCGTGATAGACACCTCGTCTTCGATTATTATCGACTCTAAATCAGGCGCATCAGGTGCTGGCCGGAGTGCTAAAACCGACCTGCTCTACTGCGAACTTAATGAATCGGTGAAAGCCTATGGTCTGCCAAGGCACAGGCATGCCTGGGAGATGGAGGAGTGGGCTCTGGGTTTTGCAGGTAGCGAAACAAAGGTTCGTTTTGTACCTCATATCCTGCCGATGAACAGAGGCATGCTCAGCACGCTGCACCTCTCCGGCAACAGCAGTGAAAGCTGGCTTGATATTCTGCAGCAGGCATATGGAGATGAGCCATTTATAAAGCTGCTGCCGCAGGGGACATTGCCTTCCACCGCCGGCATCAGCGGCAGCAATCGCTGCGACATTGGCATTTCTCTGCTCAGTGAAACTGAAGTCGTGATTGTCAGCTGTATTGATAACCTGCTTAAAGGTGCAGCCGGTCAGGCGATCCAGAACGCCAACCTGATGTTTGGACTGGATGAAACCGAAGGTCTAGCCACCCACGCACTCTGGCCCTGA
- a CDS encoding CBS domain-containing protein: MSRQSLITVRDVMKENYDIVDGVATVRQALEVMRYVETKCLIVDKRHEHDEYGIVLLSDIAREVLAANRSSDRISIYEVMTKPAITVHPDMDIRYASALFARFHISRAPVVNGDGMIVGIISHTDMVMKGLMNLV; encoded by the coding sequence ATGAGCAGACAGTCATTAATTACCGTACGCGATGTCATGAAAGAGAACTACGATATCGTTGATGGGGTGGCTACGGTTCGGCAGGCGCTTGAAGTGATGCGCTATGTCGAAACCAAATGCCTGATCGTGGACAAACGGCATGAGCATGATGAGTACGGCATCGTATTGCTCTCTGATATTGCCCGTGAAGTTCTGGCGGCCAATCGCTCTTCGGATCGGATCAGTATCTATGAGGTAATGACCAAACCTGCGATTACGGTTCATCCGGATATGGATATCCGCTATGCCAGTGCGTTGTTTGCCCGCTTTCATATCTCACGCGCGCCGGTCGTTAATGGCGATGGCATGATTGTCGGTATTATCAGCCATACCGATATGGTGATGAAGGGTTTGATGAATCTCGTTTAA
- a CDS encoding DUF1538 domain-containing protein, which produces MSHIELFLETMQSTLRDVIPIAAVLVGFQLFVLRQRIAHVWRVLRGFIYVLLGLALFLMGLEEAIFPLGEVMAAQLTNPAFLYGELYQEGITVLEAVSWQDYTWVYVFAFAIGLATTLAEPSLIAVGMKAQQVSGGAISAWGLRLAVSFGVAAGVALGCFRIVTGTDLWLYIVVAYVVVILQTLRAPKMIIPLAYDSGGVTTSTVTVPLLAALGLGLAATIPGRSPLIDGFGLIAFASVFPIMSVMGYAQISRWLEKRRHAEKGGEDAF; this is translated from the coding sequence ATGAGTCATATTGAACTGTTTCTGGAGACGATGCAGTCGACGCTGCGCGATGTGATTCCGATTGCTGCCGTGCTGGTTGGCTTTCAACTGTTTGTTCTGCGGCAGAGGATTGCCCATGTATGGCGGGTGCTGCGTGGATTTATCTATGTGTTGCTGGGGCTGGCACTATTCCTGATGGGGCTTGAGGAGGCCATTTTCCCACTCGGTGAGGTGATGGCTGCGCAGTTGACCAACCCTGCTTTTCTATATGGTGAGTTGTATCAAGAGGGCATCACAGTGCTCGAAGCGGTTAGCTGGCAGGATTATACATGGGTCTATGTGTTTGCCTTTGCCATTGGCCTTGCAACTACGCTTGCTGAGCCATCATTGATTGCTGTAGGCATGAAAGCACAGCAGGTGTCCGGTGGTGCGATCTCCGCATGGGGGCTCAGGCTTGCAGTGTCGTTCGGTGTGGCCGCTGGTGTCGCCCTTGGCTGTTTCCGCATTGTGACCGGAACCGACCTTTGGCTCTATATTGTTGTGGCCTATGTCGTCGTAATCCTACAGACGTTGCGGGCACCAAAAATGATTATTCCGCTGGCTTATGACTCCGGCGGTGTGACGACTTCAACCGTAACCGTTCCGTTGCTTGCAGCCCTTGGGCTGGGGCTGGCGGCGACGATTCCGGGGCGAAGTCCATTGATTGATGGCTTCGGCCTGATTGCGTTTGCCAGTGTTTTTCCAATCATGAGTGTGATGGGTTATGCCCAGATCAGTCGCTGGCTCGAAAAGCGCAGGCATGCAGAAAAAGGAGGAGAAGATGCGTTTTAA
- a CDS encoding DUF1538 family protein, with translation MRNLLSQLRPLFEAARDLTPIILVILFFQELVLKQPIPNMQEMLTGLVMVLLGLALFVRGLEIGLFPLGESMAFAFAKKGNVFWLLLFAFLLGFGTTVAEPALIAVVGKAAEIAAQGGVIDATAEAMDGYANGLRMTVALSVGIAIVLGVLRILKGWPLHFCIIGGYFVVVIMTYFAPDEIIGIAYDSGGVTTSTITVPLVTALGVGLASSIRGRNPMLDGFGLIAFASLLPMIFVMLFGILTV, from the coding sequence ATTCGCAATCTATTGTCGCAGCTTCGCCCGTTGTTTGAAGCTGCGCGTGATCTGACCCCGATTATTCTGGTCATTCTCTTTTTTCAGGAGCTGGTGCTCAAGCAGCCGATCCCGAATATGCAAGAGATGTTAACCGGCTTGGTCATGGTGTTGCTCGGGCTTGCTCTTTTCGTGCGCGGCCTTGAGATCGGTCTTTTTCCCCTCGGTGAATCGATGGCCTTTGCCTTTGCGAAAAAGGGTAATGTCTTCTGGTTGCTGCTGTTTGCATTCCTGCTCGGATTTGGCACCACGGTTGCAGAACCAGCGCTGATTGCTGTTGTTGGCAAGGCGGCTGAAATCGCGGCGCAGGGTGGTGTAATTGATGCAACAGCCGAGGCGATGGATGGTTATGCCAACGGGTTGAGAATGACTGTCGCCCTCTCTGTGGGTATAGCCATTGTGCTTGGTGTACTTCGAATTCTTAAAGGATGGCCTCTGCACTTCTGCATTATTGGCGGCTACTTTGTTGTCGTGATCATGACCTACTTTGCCCCGGATGAGATTATCGGTATCGCTTACGACTCCGGTGGTGTTACGACCTCGACAATTACGGTGCCACTGGTAACTGCACTCGGTGTGGGGCTGGCTTCCTCGATTCGAGGACGCAACCCGATGCTGGACGGTTTCGGCCTGATCGCATTTGCTTCCCTGCTGCCGATGATCTTTGTGATGCTCTTCGGGATTTTGACTGTATGA
- a CDS encoding YdcF family protein, with protein MTLLLTKSLSQLILPPGGLILLAFLGLLFHKRFLGRLLILLSLAAFWLLSMEPIRDILLIPLEQAHPQLKLEHLPRGERVVIAVLGAGVYEKAPEYGGADALKPMAMMRTLYAADLFRRTGLDVYVSGGTVLTENIEPEGVVMQRWLKRFGVAESAIHVEASSSNTWENAANMKVMLAEKNISTVILVTTAWHMPRAVASFKAHGIRVIAAPCDFKASRRGYDLRSALPRWDVFSESCDALHEYLGTFWYRAKKWI; from the coding sequence ATGACACTTCTTCTCACCAAATCATTGTCCCAGCTTATCCTTCCTCCGGGAGGATTGATCCTGCTGGCATTTCTTGGGCTGCTGTTTCATAAGCGGTTTCTGGGGCGTTTGCTGATTCTCCTCTCCCTTGCAGCCTTCTGGCTACTCTCCATGGAGCCTATTCGGGATATCCTGCTTATCCCGCTGGAGCAGGCCCATCCCCAGCTTAAACTTGAGCACCTGCCACGGGGTGAGCGGGTTGTTATTGCAGTGTTGGGAGCCGGTGTTTATGAGAAGGCGCCAGAGTATGGCGGTGCTGACGCACTAAAACCTATGGCCATGATGCGTACCCTGTATGCTGCGGATCTGTTTAGAAGAACCGGGCTTGATGTGTATGTTAGCGGGGGCACTGTGCTCACAGAAAATATCGAGCCAGAAGGGGTGGTGATGCAACGCTGGCTGAAGCGCTTCGGGGTTGCTGAATCGGCTATCCATGTCGAGGCTTCTTCCAGCAATACATGGGAAAATGCAGCCAACATGAAAGTGATGCTCGCTGAAAAAAACATTTCTACTGTTATTCTCGTGACCACGGCATGGCATATGCCGCGTGCTGTTGCTTCATTTAAAGCCCACGGCATTAGGGTGATAGCTGCTCCATGCGATTTCAAGGCGAGCCGCAGGGGTTATGATCTGCGCAGTGCCCTGCCTCGCTGGGACGTTTTTTCAGAGAGCTGTGATGCGCTGCATGAATATTTAGGCACATTCTGGTACAGGGCAAAGAAGTGGATTTAA
- a CDS encoding P-II family nitrogen regulator: MRFKLLIALVADDKTDEIMRVAREAGATGATVVGDARGEGLNPKKTFFGLTLESQRDMLLFLVEEHLSRKILERIAEEAGFEENPGSGVAFQVDVEDAIGMGGQIMCLLDEVEDQL; this comes from the coding sequence ATGCGTTTTAAACTGTTGATTGCGCTTGTCGCGGACGATAAGACCGATGAGATCATGCGTGTGGCGAGGGAAGCCGGTGCTACGGGAGCCACTGTGGTTGGTGATGCACGCGGTGAAGGGTTAAATCCGAAGAAGACCTTCTTCGGCCTGACGCTTGAGTCGCAGCGGGATATGCTGCTTTTTCTGGTTGAGGAGCATCTGAGCCGGAAAATTCTGGAGCGAATCGCTGAGGAGGCGGGTTTCGAAGAGAATCCCGGTTCGGGCGTAGCATTTCAGGTGGATGTGGAAGATGCGATTGGAATGGGAGGGCAGATTATGTGCCTGTTGGATGAAGTGGAGGATCAGTTATGA